One genomic window of Paenibacillus xylanilyticus includes the following:
- a CDS encoding LysR family transcriptional regulator: MIVESLKVYITVVEQRNFSRAAELLHLSQPGVSLHIRKLEKEFDVKLMHRSPKWVKLTEAGELLYVRAKEMVNLYESAKLDIARLQDDVSGSLQIGASFTIGEYVLPRLFSSFARQYPEVAMEVFIENSSQVVEAIRDNHIDFGLIEEDIEAQDLNVTPFMKDELIIVAAEGYPLQTSVIADLEQLQDQVWILREMGSGTRSSSDRFLAQTGLRVNRSYVFNSSQGVKEAVFSGLGIAMLSRWVVKRELSAGMLKEITIPDIHIERNFSLVRRIDHIPTRANEVFAERLLKLDSHFI; this comes from the coding sequence ATGATCGTGGAAAGCTTGAAAGTGTACATAACTGTAGTGGAACAGCGCAATTTCTCTAGAGCGGCAGAACTATTACATTTATCACAACCCGGTGTTAGCTTGCACATTCGTAAATTAGAAAAGGAATTTGATGTAAAGTTAATGCATCGTTCGCCCAAATGGGTGAAACTGACGGAGGCTGGGGAACTGCTATATGTACGTGCCAAGGAAATGGTGAATCTATATGAGTCGGCGAAACTGGATATTGCCAGATTGCAGGATGATGTTAGTGGCTCATTGCAAATTGGGGCTAGTTTTACGATTGGAGAATATGTTTTACCTCGCCTGTTTTCATCATTTGCCAGGCAATACCCTGAAGTGGCCATGGAAGTATTCATCGAAAATTCATCTCAAGTGGTGGAAGCTATTCGAGATAATCATATCGATTTTGGTTTGATTGAAGAGGACATAGAGGCCCAAGATCTGAACGTGACACCATTCATGAAGGACGAATTGATAATTGTGGCAGCGGAAGGATATCCTCTTCAAACTTCGGTGATTGCGGATCTGGAACAATTGCAAGATCAAGTGTGGATACTTCGCGAGATGGGTTCCGGAACCAGATCGTCTAGTGATCGATTTCTGGCTCAGACGGGACTCCGGGTAAACCGTTCATACGTGTTCAACAGCAGTCAGGGCGTCAAAGAAGCGGTGTTCTCTGGATTAGGCATCGCCATGTTGTCCCGCTGGGTTGTAAAAAGGGAGTTATCCGCTGGCATGTTGAAGGAAATCACCATTCCAGATATCCACATCGAACGAAACTTTTCCTTAGTTCGCCGGATAGATCATATTCCTACCAGAGCAAACGAGGTTT
- a CDS encoding YeiH family protein: MNSTSVLLQDKKDKQGVLLGIGLTLMLALAAKYAAGFPFLHIMGQLVLAILFGMIWRAVRNVPDHMVSGISFSAKKLLRYGIILLGMRLNLKDIIHAGPKVALISFLNITITIFVVYGIAKFFHVERRLGLLTACGTAICGAAAVVAIAPQIQAKDEEAAIGAATVAILGTIFTMVYTLLYPFLHLSASGYGVFSGATLHEIAHVIAAAEPVGPDAVDLAVIVKLTRVAMLVPVAILIGFWTNRLDRSKNSGNSKMNKRSLKSFPIPWFIFGFLMMSALNTLQVIPSGLTNLIILAAYMLIAMAMAGLGLSVDTVSFRRLGLKAFAAGFIGSIVLSLIGYVFLKLFNLG, encoded by the coding sequence ATGAATTCAACTTCTGTTTTGCTGCAAGATAAAAAGGATAAACAAGGGGTTCTGCTGGGAATTGGGCTTACTCTAATGCTTGCCCTTGCTGCCAAATATGCAGCCGGCTTTCCTTTTCTACACATCATGGGCCAGCTGGTACTTGCTATTTTGTTCGGCATGATCTGGAGAGCGGTCAGAAATGTACCTGATCATATGGTGAGCGGAATTTCCTTTTCAGCTAAAAAGCTTCTGCGATATGGAATCATTTTGCTTGGCATGCGGCTGAATTTGAAGGATATTATTCATGCAGGGCCCAAGGTTGCCTTGATCTCCTTCCTGAACATTACCATAACCATTTTTGTTGTGTATGGCATTGCCAAATTTTTTCACGTCGAGAGACGTTTGGGGCTATTAACTGCATGCGGAACAGCGATATGCGGAGCTGCAGCAGTTGTAGCCATTGCGCCTCAGATCCAAGCCAAAGACGAAGAAGCGGCCATTGGTGCAGCTACTGTAGCGATTCTGGGAACCATTTTTACGATGGTATACACCCTTCTATATCCATTTCTACACTTGTCTGCATCAGGATACGGCGTGTTTTCTGGCGCTACATTGCACGAAATCGCACATGTGATTGCAGCTGCAGAACCTGTGGGCCCAGATGCTGTGGACCTGGCTGTCATTGTTAAATTAACGCGTGTAGCCATGTTGGTGCCCGTCGCTATCTTGATTGGATTCTGGACGAATCGTTTGGATCGCTCCAAAAATTCAGGAAACAGCAAGATGAATAAAAGAAGCCTGAAATCCTTCCCGATCCCTTGGTTTATTTTCGGATTCCTCATGATGAGTGCTCTGAATACGCTGCAGGTTATTCCTTCAGGCTTGACGAATCTAATCATTCTTGCAGCTTATATGCTGATTGCTATGGCCATGGCTGGTCTGGGCTTAAGTGTAGATACAGTTTCGTTTCGGCGATTGGGCCTAAAGGCTTTTGCAGCTGGCTTTATTGGCTCCATCGTTCTTTCCCTCATCGGATATGTATTTTTAAAACTATTCAATCTCGGCTGA
- a CDS encoding Cof-type HAD-IIB family hydrolase → MSTIKAIVLDLDGTLLGSDKLISSRNVQAVKRCFDLGIHIIVATARPPRAANQFVKQFPFVDYMIYYNGALVICKSKQNERHIPIPLEINQQINTFIELNMPQSVIAYEVNDSWYTSKPILDSQCPPFGIRPNDLKPQVVDQHDIDSLSPTKILVLGCNTWKDLSEQFGDHVNVIATDGGALIQIMHKSASKEKAVEWVLSEIGVYSENVMVFGDDFNDLGLFHLSGFPVAMGNAITELKKCAVYITDSNDHDGVANAIGKFVI, encoded by the coding sequence ATGTCTACAATTAAGGCCATTGTGCTGGACCTGGACGGAACTTTGCTCGGAAGTGATAAATTGATATCTTCCAGGAATGTTCAGGCTGTTAAACGATGTTTTGATTTGGGGATACATATTATCGTTGCCACGGCAAGGCCGCCTAGAGCGGCAAATCAATTTGTGAAGCAGTTTCCGTTTGTAGATTACATGATTTATTACAATGGCGCTTTAGTTATATGCAAATCGAAACAAAATGAGCGTCATATTCCAATCCCTTTGGAGATCAACCAACAGATTAATACATTCATCGAGTTAAACATGCCGCAATCCGTAATCGCATACGAGGTTAATGATTCATGGTACACAAGTAAACCAATTCTGGACTCTCAATGCCCTCCATTTGGTATCCGTCCAAATGATCTGAAACCTCAGGTTGTTGACCAACACGATATAGACTCTCTATCCCCAACCAAAATATTAGTTCTAGGTTGTAACACATGGAAGGATCTAAGCGAGCAATTTGGTGACCATGTGAATGTCATCGCAACGGATGGAGGAGCATTGATCCAAATCATGCATAAATCCGCTTCAAAGGAAAAAGCAGTGGAATGGGTGTTAAGTGAAATTGGGGTGTATTCAGAAAATGTGATGGTGTTTGGGGATGATTTTAACGATTTAGGCCTATTCCATCTGTCCGGATTTCCTGTAGCCATGGGGAACGCGATCACTGAACTTAAGAAATGCGCCGTTTACATAACTGACTCAAATGATCATGATGGTGTGGCTAATGCCATTGGAAAATTTGTGATATAA
- a CDS encoding RNA polymerase sigma factor: MRRSVPQPGDHVMNIYETYADTLFRIAMVHLGRREDAEEATQDTFIKLMEKAPTFNDAEHQKAWLIRVITNHCKSLLGRGWRKREVNLEGAEFLTTDDPEDRVLIELVLSLPIKYRAVVHLYYYEDYPVRKISEILQISESAVKMRLQRGRQLLKLELEGEEPNERGTIQTKL; the protein is encoded by the coding sequence ATGCGGCGATCCGTGCCCCAACCGGGCGATCATGTGATGAACATTTATGAGACTTATGCGGATACTCTGTTCCGAATAGCCATGGTACACCTTGGGAGACGAGAGGACGCGGAGGAAGCTACTCAGGATACCTTCATCAAGCTAATGGAAAAAGCCCCTACGTTCAACGATGCAGAGCATCAGAAAGCATGGTTGATCCGAGTCATCACCAATCACTGCAAATCCTTATTAGGTAGAGGCTGGCGCAAACGGGAGGTCAATCTGGAGGGAGCAGAATTTCTAACGACCGATGATCCTGAAGACCGGGTGCTCATCGAACTCGTGCTGTCATTGCCCATCAAGTATAGAGCGGTGGTTCATCTGTATTATTACGAGGATTATCCAGTCCGAAAAATCAGTGAAATTTTACAGATTAGCGAATCAGCGGTGAAGATGCGATTACAGCGGGGGAGACAGCTGTTAAAACTGGAGCTTGAAGGGGAGGAACCGAATGAACGAGGAACAATTCAAACGAAATTATAA
- a CDS encoding YolD-like family protein, giving the protein MSKKLEANGLWESSRMMLPQHKERIIQHRTQIHVQAKPLIHEDEWEIMAQNVDMSLNYTLQATIEVFNESGNRYIHGIVTSVSTVGKKIKIEMHNGFEWVDFDQLVTVKLEEGGVYGETDF; this is encoded by the coding sequence ATGAGCAAAAAACTTGAGGCCAATGGATTATGGGAATCAAGCCGCATGATGCTTCCACAACATAAAGAGCGAATCATACAGCATCGTACTCAAATTCATGTTCAAGCCAAACCGCTAATTCATGAGGATGAGTGGGAGATCATGGCTCAAAATGTAGATATGTCGCTCAACTATACATTACAAGCCACCATTGAAGTGTTTAATGAGTCGGGCAATCGATATATACACGGAATCGTTACTTCAGTCAGTACCGTTGGAAAGAAAATCAAAATTGAAATGCACAATGGATTTGAATGGGTCGATTTTGATCAATTGGTCACGGTCAAACTTGAAGAAGGAGGCGTGTACGGTGAGACAGACTTCTGA
- a CDS encoding DNA polymerase IV, with translation MLIDMQSFYASVEKAKMPQYKNRPLAVAGDPARRSGIILAACPLAKARGVSTAEPLWQSLQKCPELIIVRPHMQEYIEVSTQIMSIIEEFTDLVEPYSIDELFADFTGSMHLFGNDPVDLAKQIQDKIYNETGVYARAGIGENKIISKLCCDMIAKKVKGGIFHLKKEELHLHIGDKPIRDMWGIGSRMEKHLWKMGIRTIRDLANTPLTQLKSKWGVNGEVIWRIANGLDNSPVTVNTHSTQKDIGNGMTLPRDYTEAWEIEVVILDICTEVCRRARKKGLMGSVVSVSVSGADFDHPTGFHRQVKLSDPTNITVDVCKIAKRIFHQHWDGQPVRRVGVSLSQLSDADTYQLSFFDDQEHKRAIDQVMDDIKDRFGDIAILRASSITAAGQAIDRASKIGGHYK, from the coding sequence ATGCTCATAGATATGCAGAGCTTTTATGCTTCAGTCGAAAAGGCGAAAATGCCTCAATACAAAAATAGACCACTTGCCGTTGCAGGCGACCCAGCAAGACGCTCTGGCATTATTCTTGCTGCTTGTCCATTAGCCAAAGCGAGGGGTGTATCCACCGCAGAACCACTCTGGCAGTCGCTTCAGAAGTGCCCTGAACTAATCATTGTTAGACCTCATATGCAAGAATACATTGAAGTATCTACTCAAATCATGTCCATTATTGAGGAGTTTACCGATCTGGTTGAGCCGTACAGTATAGACGAATTATTCGCTGATTTTACAGGGTCTATGCATCTGTTTGGTAATGATCCTGTCGATCTAGCCAAGCAAATTCAAGATAAGATCTATAATGAAACAGGGGTTTACGCAAGAGCGGGCATTGGTGAAAACAAAATCATTAGTAAATTATGCTGCGATATGATCGCTAAAAAGGTCAAAGGGGGCATTTTCCACTTAAAGAAAGAAGAATTACACCTCCACATTGGAGATAAGCCCATCCGCGATATGTGGGGGATTGGCTCAAGAATGGAAAAACATCTGTGGAAGATGGGTATCCGAACGATTAGAGATTTGGCGAATACACCTCTTACCCAACTCAAGAGTAAATGGGGCGTGAATGGAGAAGTGATCTGGCGCATCGCCAATGGACTCGATAACTCGCCGGTAACCGTCAACACACACAGTACACAAAAGGATATTGGCAACGGAATGACCTTGCCTAGAGATTACACAGAGGCTTGGGAGATCGAAGTGGTCATCCTTGATATCTGTACTGAAGTATGCCGAAGAGCTCGTAAAAAAGGACTGATGGGTAGTGTCGTTTCCGTGAGTGTGTCTGGAGCAGATTTCGACCATCCAACAGGCTTTCACAGGCAGGTTAAGCTGTCTGATCCAACAAACATAACCGTTGATGTGTGCAAGATTGCCAAACGCATATTTCATCAACACTGGGATGGGCAACCGGTGCGCCGTGTAGGCGTATCCCTTTCTCAATTATCCGACGCGGATACATATCAACTATCTTTCTTTGATGATCAGGAGCACAAACGGGCTATTGATCAGGTGATGGACGACATTAAGGATCGATTTGGCGACATTGCCATACTTCGAGCAAGCTCCATTACAGCTGCTGGTCAGGCAATCGATAGAGCATCTAAAATTGGGGGGCACTACAAATGA
- a CDS encoding FAD-dependent oxidoreductase — protein sequence MSKKVVIVGGVAGGASAAARLRRLDEHAEIVIFEKGPYISFANCGLPYYIGGTIAERDRLLVQTPKGMADRFRIDVRTQSEVISINPQHQTILVNSEERGQYEETYDELILSPGARPMVPDLPGIDNPLIYTVRNIPDIDRIKDAISASNNESAIIIGGGFIGVEMAENLREAGLHVTLVEGNEQVLTPFDPELAAALAQEMEQHGVTLQFSKRVKGFRSLEHGIGVELADGHVLKGDLVILAIGVSPDTTFLQSSGIALGTRGHIIVDEGMETNIPHIYAVGDAIEVSDYIHGTKTAIPLAGPANKQGRIAADRIAGIHSTYQGTQGTSIIKVFGLTGATTGSNEKTLKRLNVDYQTVIVHPASHASYYPGSSAITLKLLFSPEGKILGAQAVGFEGVDKRIDDIAVAIHFGGHISDLTELELSYAPPYSSAKDPVNMAGYAADNILAGRVNTFTYDQLSMRQPEQTILLDVRSELEHRNGHIPGSLNIPVDELRERMDELDVSKEIWVYCQVGLRGYTATQILRQHGFTVKNLSGGFKTYRQAQFKPAPGQKHEVTDDQNHGAHVSHPKQNTLHQTDQLSSQPLRIDGELDVCGLSCPGPLIQVKQKMDQLSDGETLRVKASDPGFYEDVKAWAGMSGAALLQLERGKHGIIEAVLTKQTEQVRSSASEAQNVEPASTMVVFSGDLDKAIASLIIANGAAASGRKVTMFYTFWGLNIIRKHQPGPVSKNMIGRMFDLMLPRGSHKLGLSKMNMIGVGPKVIRGIMKKNNVASLEELIQTALAQGVEMVACQMSMDLMGIQREEIMDQVTIGGVGYYLGQADKSNHNLFI from the coding sequence ATGAGTAAGAAAGTAGTCATTGTTGGTGGAGTAGCGGGTGGTGCGTCAGCAGCTGCCCGCCTACGCCGGCTGGATGAACATGCTGAAATCGTCATATTTGAAAAGGGTCCCTACATTTCATTTGCCAACTGCGGCTTACCTTATTATATAGGCGGAACGATTGCTGAGCGTGACCGTTTGTTAGTACAAACACCTAAAGGAATGGCAGATCGCTTCCGAATTGATGTACGTACACAGAGTGAGGTCATATCCATCAACCCCCAGCATCAAACGATTCTAGTGAACAGCGAGGAGCGCGGTCAATACGAAGAAACCTATGACGAGTTAATTCTGTCTCCCGGTGCACGTCCGATGGTCCCTGATTTGCCGGGTATAGATAATCCATTGATTTATACAGTGCGTAACATTCCAGATATTGATCGAATCAAAGATGCAATAAGTGCATCTAACAACGAATCAGCAATCATTATTGGTGGTGGATTTATTGGTGTTGAAATGGCAGAAAATTTGAGGGAAGCCGGACTACATGTAACGCTGGTCGAGGGTAATGAACAAGTGCTAACTCCATTTGATCCTGAACTCGCAGCTGCACTGGCACAAGAAATGGAGCAGCATGGTGTTACTTTACAGTTTTCCAAGCGTGTTAAGGGTTTTCGTTCACTGGAGCATGGCATCGGGGTCGAGCTTGCAGATGGTCACGTTTTAAAAGGAGATCTTGTGATTCTCGCGATTGGCGTGTCGCCAGATACCACATTTCTGCAAAGCAGTGGTATTGCCCTAGGGACACGTGGACACATCATTGTTGATGAGGGCATGGAAACCAATATACCGCATATATATGCGGTTGGTGATGCAATTGAGGTCAGTGATTACATCCATGGAACCAAGACAGCGATTCCGCTTGCAGGTCCTGCGAACAAACAAGGACGTATTGCTGCGGATCGGATTGCTGGCATACATTCTACCTACCAAGGAACACAAGGGACTTCTATTATTAAAGTGTTTGGACTGACTGGAGCAACCACGGGCAGCAATGAAAAAACATTAAAACGTCTTAACGTGGATTATCAAACGGTGATTGTTCATCCTGCTTCTCATGCATCGTATTATCCAGGATCAAGTGCAATTACTCTGAAATTGCTGTTCTCACCTGAAGGAAAAATCCTGGGTGCCCAGGCAGTCGGATTCGAAGGAGTGGATAAACGGATTGATGATATTGCCGTTGCTATTCATTTTGGGGGTCATATAAGCGACTTGACTGAACTTGAACTGAGTTATGCACCGCCCTATTCATCAGCAAAAGATCCGGTTAATATGGCTGGGTATGCAGCAGATAATATTCTGGCTGGACGTGTCAACACATTCACCTATGATCAGCTGTCTATGCGCCAGCCGGAGCAAACCATACTACTAGATGTACGTAGCGAGCTGGAGCATCGGAATGGCCACATTCCCGGATCATTAAACATCCCAGTGGATGAGCTTCGTGAGAGAATGGATGAGCTAGATGTCTCTAAAGAAATCTGGGTATACTGCCAAGTAGGTTTACGGGGATATACTGCAACACAAATTTTGCGTCAGCACGGTTTCACCGTTAAAAATTTGAGTGGTGGATTCAAAACGTATCGCCAAGCGCAATTTAAACCAGCTCCTGGCCAAAAGCATGAGGTTACAGATGATCAGAATCATGGCGCTCATGTTTCTCATCCAAAGCAAAATACATTACATCAGACGGATCAACTCTCTTCTCAGCCATTACGTATCGATGGGGAATTGGATGTATGCGGATTGAGCTGCCCTGGTCCGTTAATACAAGTAAAGCAGAAGATGGATCAACTATCCGATGGAGAAACGCTGCGGGTAAAAGCTTCTGATCCAGGGTTTTACGAAGATGTAAAGGCATGGGCAGGAATGTCTGGCGCAGCACTCCTACAGTTGGAACGTGGTAAGCACGGTATCATAGAAGCAGTACTAACCAAGCAGACAGAGCAGGTCAGATCATCTGCTTCGGAAGCTCAGAATGTTGAACCTGCCAGTACGATGGTTGTCTTCAGTGGCGACCTGGATAAAGCAATAGCCTCTCTTATTATTGCTAATGGCGCAGCTGCAAGCGGGCGCAAAGTAACCATGTTTTATACATTCTGGGGACTAAATATTATTCGCAAGCATCAGCCGGGACCGGTATCCAAAAACATGATAGGCCGTATGTTTGATCTTATGCTGCCACGTGGTAGTCACAAGTTAGGCTTGTCCAAAATGAATATGATTGGTGTCGGTCCTAAAGTAATTCGCGGCATCATGAAGAAAAACAACGTCGCCTCTCTGGAAGAATTGATTCAAACTGCGTTAGCACAAGGTGTTGAAATGGTTGCTTGTCAGATGTCTATGGATCTGATGGGGATCCAGCGGGAAGAGATCATGGATCAGGTTACTATTGGTGGGGTTGGTTATTATCTGGGCCAGGCTGACAAATCAAACCATAATCTGTTTATATAG
- a CDS encoding ArsR/SmtB family transcription factor, producing MDKLGFNDSGDLKQFEEPANLLKALSHPIRLCIVRGLMRKKKCNVSYMQECLDLPQSTVSQHLQKLRSAGIVDTERNGLEVNYILANQRIEQIITVLFGEDECES from the coding sequence TTGGATAAACTCGGTTTTAACGATAGCGGTGATTTGAAGCAGTTTGAGGAACCTGCTAACTTACTGAAGGCCCTTTCCCATCCTATACGCCTGTGCATTGTGCGCGGGTTGATGCGTAAAAAGAAATGTAATGTTTCCTATATGCAGGAGTGTCTGGATCTGCCGCAATCGACCGTTTCCCAGCATTTACAGAAGCTGCGTAGTGCAGGAATTGTTGATACGGAGCGAAATGGCCTCGAAGTGAATTATATACTTGCAAACCAACGTATTGAACAGATTATAACTGTTTTATTTGGAGAGGATGAATGTGAATCATGA